A region of Methyloversatilis discipulorum DNA encodes the following proteins:
- a CDS encoding group II truncated hemoglobin — MSTQEPVVPVAAPSVSSTAGTQNPHFARIGGEAAIVQLVDRFYAHMSERPDAQGIRAMHGVDLTDVKRVLVNYLVEWMGGPQRYSVERGHPRLRRKHLAFAIGPAERDAWMNCMRTALQEVVSDGELRMQLEHAFFKTADFIRNDQGNHHEHHHR, encoded by the coding sequence ATGTCCACGCAAGAACCTGTCGTTCCAGTCGCCGCGCCTTCGGTCAGTTCGACCGCAGGTACGCAGAACCCGCACTTCGCCCGCATCGGTGGCGAAGCGGCGATCGTTCAACTGGTCGACCGCTTCTATGCGCACATGAGCGAACGCCCGGACGCACAGGGCATACGCGCCATGCACGGTGTCGACCTCACCGACGTCAAGCGCGTGCTGGTGAATTACCTCGTCGAATGGATGGGCGGTCCGCAGCGCTACTCGGTCGAACGTGGCCATCCGCGTCTGCGGCGCAAGCACCTCGCATTCGCGATCGGCCCGGCCGAACGCGACGCGTGGATGAACTGCATGCGCACCGCCCTGCAGGAAGTCGTCAGCGACGGCGAACTGCGCATGCAACTGGAGCACGCCTTTTTCAAGACCGCGGATTTCATCCGCAACGATCAGGGGAATCACCATGAGCATCACCATCGCTAG
- the nifD gene encoding nitrogenase molybdenum-iron protein alpha chain: MSMTIDEKKAQNAALIEEVLKAYPEKTAKKRAKHLNVHEEGKPDCGVKSNIKSLPGVMTIRGCAYAGSKGVVWGPIKDMIHISHGPVGCGQYSWAARRNYYIGVTGVDTFVTMQFTSDFQEKDIVFGGDKKLEVIMDEIQQLFPLNKGISVQSECPIGLIGDDIEAVSKKKSKEYDGHTIVPVRCEGFRGVSQSLGHHIANDAIRDWVFDKTEDKRPDFVSTPYDVAIIGDYNIGGDAWSSRILLEEMGLRVIAQWSGDGTIAELENTPKAKLNVLHCYRSMNYISRHMEEKYGIPWVEYNFFGPSKIEESLREIASHFDDKIKENTEKVIAKYKPLMQAVIDKYRPRLEGKKVMLFVGGLRPRHVIGAYEDLGMEVVGTGYEFGHNDDYQRTTHYVKDGTLIYDDVTGYEFEKFVEKVKPDLVGSGIKEKYVFQKMGVPFRQMHSWDYSGPYHGYDGFAIFARDMDMAISSPIWGLTKAPWKK; this comes from the coding sequence ATGAGCATGACCATAGACGAAAAGAAGGCCCAGAACGCAGCGCTGATCGAAGAAGTGCTGAAGGCCTATCCCGAGAAGACCGCGAAGAAGCGCGCCAAGCACCTCAACGTGCACGAGGAAGGCAAGCCCGACTGCGGCGTCAAGTCGAACATCAAGTCGCTGCCTGGCGTGATGACCATCCGCGGCTGTGCCTACGCAGGTTCAAAGGGCGTGGTGTGGGGTCCGATCAAGGACATGATCCACATTTCCCACGGCCCGGTCGGTTGCGGTCAGTACTCGTGGGCGGCTCGCCGCAACTACTACATCGGCGTCACCGGTGTGGATACCTTCGTCACGATGCAGTTCACCTCCGACTTCCAGGAGAAGGACATCGTGTTCGGCGGCGACAAGAAGCTGGAAGTCATCATGGACGAGATCCAGCAGCTGTTCCCGCTCAACAAGGGCATCTCGGTGCAGTCCGAGTGCCCGATCGGCCTGATCGGTGACGACATCGAAGCGGTGTCGAAGAAGAAGTCGAAGGAATACGACGGCCACACCATCGTGCCGGTGCGCTGCGAAGGCTTCCGCGGCGTCAGCCAGTCGCTGGGTCACCACATCGCCAACGACGCCATCCGTGACTGGGTGTTCGACAAGACCGAAGACAAGCGCCCGGACTTCGTGTCGACCCCGTACGACGTGGCCATCATCGGTGACTACAACATCGGTGGCGACGCCTGGTCCAGCCGCATCCTGCTGGAAGAGATGGGTCTGCGCGTGATCGCCCAGTGGTCCGGCGACGGCACCATCGCCGAACTGGAGAACACGCCCAAGGCCAAGCTCAACGTGCTGCACTGCTACCGCTCGATGAACTACATCTCGCGGCACATGGAAGAGAAGTACGGCATTCCCTGGGTGGAATACAACTTCTTCGGCCCGTCCAAGATCGAGGAGTCGCTGCGCGAGATCGCCTCGCACTTCGACGACAAGATCAAGGAGAACACCGAGAAGGTGATCGCCAAGTACAAGCCGCTGATGCAGGCGGTGATCGACAAGTACCGTCCGCGCCTGGAAGGCAAGAAAGTGATGCTGTTCGTCGGCGGTCTGCGCCCTCGTCACGTCATCGGCGCCTACGAGGATCTGGGCATGGAAGTGGTCGGCACCGGCTACGAATTCGGCCACAACGACGACTATCAGCGCACCACGCACTACGTCAAGGACGGCACGCTGATCTATGACGACGTCACCGGCTACGAATTCGAGAAGTTTGTCGAGAAGGTGAAGCCCGATCTGGTCGGTTCCGGCATCAAGGAAAAGTACGTGTTCCAGAAGATGGGCGTGCCCTTCCGTCAGATGCACAGCTGGGACTACTCCGGTCCGTACCACGGCTACGACGGCTTCGCCATCTTTGCCCGTGACATGGACATGGCGATCAGCTCGCCGATCTGGGGCCTGACCAAGGCTCCGTGGAAGAAGTAA
- the nifK gene encoding nitrogenase molybdenum-iron protein subunit beta, which translates to MPQSADKILDHELLFREPEYQQMLADKKSQFEFNHADAKIQEIVEWTKTEDYKQKNFAREALTVNPAKACQPLGAVYVANGFHKTLSFVHGSQGCVAYYRSHFSRHFKEPTSCVSSSMTEDAAVFGGLNNMIDGLANSYNLYKPDMIAVSTTCMAEVIGDDLNAFIKTSKEKGSVPAEFDVPFAHTPAFVGSHITGYDNALLGILRHFWDGKADTAAKLERKADESINFIFGFDGFVVGNMKEMKRILDLFEIDYNILCDPSEVWNTPTDGEFRMYEGGTTKETVERAINAKATVIFQEFCCEKTAKFIAEHGQEVVLLNSPIGVAGTDKFLMELSRLTGKPIPEVLEKERGYLVDAMADSQAHLHGKRYAMYGDPDMMLGLTEFLLELGAEPAHILATNGEKEWEARVQKVLDASPYGAGCKVYPKRDLWHMRSLLYTEPVDFLIGNTYGKYLERDTGTPLIRMVFPIFDRHHYHRYPIWGYEGGMRVLVMLLDEFFESIDVNTIVPGKTDYSYDIIR; encoded by the coding sequence ATGCCTCAATCAGCCGACAAGATCCTCGACCACGAACTGCTGTTCCGCGAACCGGAATACCAGCAGATGCTGGCGGACAAGAAGTCCCAGTTCGAGTTCAACCACGCCGACGCCAAGATCCAGGAGATCGTCGAGTGGACCAAGACCGAGGACTACAAGCAGAAGAACTTCGCCCGTGAAGCGCTTACGGTCAATCCGGCCAAGGCCTGCCAGCCGCTGGGCGCCGTCTATGTCGCCAACGGCTTCCACAAGACCCTGTCCTTCGTGCATGGTTCGCAGGGCTGTGTCGCCTACTACCGTTCGCACTTCTCGCGTCACTTCAAGGAGCCGACCTCCTGCGTGTCGTCGTCGATGACCGAGGACGCGGCCGTGTTCGGTGGCCTGAACAACATGATCGACGGCCTCGCCAACTCGTACAACCTGTACAAGCCGGACATGATCGCGGTGTCGACCACCTGCATGGCGGAAGTGATCGGCGACGACCTGAACGCCTTCATCAAGACCTCGAAGGAAAAGGGCAGCGTACCGGCCGAGTTCGACGTTCCGTTCGCCCACACGCCGGCCTTCGTCGGCAGCCACATCACCGGCTACGACAACGCGCTGCTCGGCATCCTGCGTCACTTCTGGGACGGCAAGGCCGACACCGCCGCCAAGCTCGAGCGCAAGGCGGACGAGTCGATCAACTTCATCTTCGGCTTCGACGGCTTCGTCGTCGGCAACATGAAGGAAATGAAGCGCATCCTCGACCTGTTCGAGATCGACTACAACATCCTGTGCGATCCGTCCGAGGTCTGGAATACGCCGACCGATGGCGAGTTCCGCATGTACGAGGGCGGCACCACCAAGGAAACGGTCGAGCGCGCGATCAACGCCAAGGCCACGGTCATCTTCCAGGAGTTCTGCTGCGAAAAGACCGCGAAGTTCATCGCCGAGCATGGTCAGGAAGTGGTGCTGCTGAACAGCCCGATCGGCGTCGCCGGCACCGACAAGTTCCTGATGGAACTGTCGCGCCTCACCGGCAAGCCCATCCCCGAGGTGCTGGAGAAGGAGCGCGGCTACCTGGTCGACGCGATGGCCGACTCGCAGGCTCACCTGCACGGCAAGCGCTACGCCATGTACGGCGACCCGGACATGATGCTGGGCCTGACCGAGTTCCTGCTGGAACTGGGTGCCGAGCCGGCACACATCCTGGCCACCAATGGCGAGAAGGAGTGGGAAGCACGGGTGCAGAAGGTGCTGGATGCCTCGCCCTACGGCGCCGGCTGCAAGGTGTACCCGAAGCGCGACCTGTGGCACATGCGTTCGCTGCTCTACACGGAGCCGGTCGACTTCCTGATCGGCAACACCTACGGCAAGTATCTGGAACGTGACACCGGCACCCCGCTGATCCGCATGGTGTTCCCGATCTTCGATCGCCACCACTACCATCGCTACCCGATCTGGGGTTACGAAGGCGGCATGCGCGTGCTGGTGATGCTGCTCGACGAGTTCTTCGAGTCGATCGACGTGAACACCATCGTTCCGGGCAAGACCGACTACTCGTACGACATCATCCGCTGA
- a CDS encoding ArsC/Spx/MgsR family protein: MAHIVFFEKPGCAGNARQKQWLRDAGHQLSVRSLLTEPWTAASLLDFLDPLPVADWFNRVAPRVKSGEVQPEQLGRTEALALLLAEPLLIRRPLLQVGAERRVGFDPPAVDRWIGLTPDAAARLRETSEGCAAGSMASCRPTE; encoded by the coding sequence ATGGCACACATTGTCTTCTTCGAAAAGCCCGGCTGTGCCGGCAACGCGCGGCAGAAGCAGTGGCTGCGCGATGCCGGCCACCAGCTTTCGGTGCGCAGTCTGCTGACCGAGCCATGGACAGCGGCGTCATTGCTCGACTTCCTCGACCCCTTGCCGGTGGCCGACTGGTTCAACCGCGTTGCGCCGCGCGTGAAGAGCGGTGAGGTGCAACCGGAGCAGCTTGGCCGGACAGAGGCGCTGGCGCTGCTGCTGGCCGAGCCGCTGCTGATACGGAGGCCACTGCTGCAGGTGGGCGCGGAGCGGCGGGTCGGCTTCGATCCACCGGCAGTGGACCGCTGGATAGGCCTGACGCCGGACGCCGCGGCACGGCTGCGTGAAACGTCGGAAGGCTGTGCCGCCGGCAGCATGGCTTCGTGCCGCCCGACGGAATGA
- a CDS encoding response regulator, with protein sequence MQIGVDSQRAVENKRVFVVDDDDVVGTALQFMLADEMETHVFADLASALAVAAATPPDLVLLGAGLLAGDAVTRLRAALPQVRILIVCSDADDDAVRQALAAGAQSTLLRPLKVENVRRKVDAQLGRRAALEIPVVTR encoded by the coding sequence ATGCAGATCGGCGTAGACAGTCAGCGCGCAGTCGAGAACAAGCGCGTGTTCGTGGTCGATGACGACGACGTGGTCGGTACCGCCTTGCAGTTCATGCTGGCCGACGAGATGGAAACCCATGTGTTCGCCGACCTCGCGTCGGCACTCGCGGTGGCCGCGGCAACACCGCCCGACCTGGTGCTGCTCGGCGCCGGACTGCTGGCGGGCGACGCGGTGACGCGCCTGCGGGCGGCGCTGCCGCAGGTGCGCATACTGATCGTCTGCAGCGATGCCGACGACGACGCTGTCCGCCAGGCATTGGCCGCCGGCGCGCAGAGCACGCTGCTGCGTCCGCTCAAGGTCGAGAACGTGCGGCGCAAGGTGGACGCCCAGCTCGGTCGGCGCGCGGCGCTGGAAATTCCGGTCGTCACCCGCTGA
- a CDS encoding flavodoxin has translation MARIGLFFGTNSGSTRKIAKQIKKRFDDDTMAEPVNINKATVDDLLAYDYLILGTPTLGDGLLPGIEAECDDESWAEALVKFKGTSFAGKTVALFGLGDQDTYGHEFVDGLILLYDFFKDAGAKIVGAWPTDGYDFTESQSVIDDKFVGLAIDQDIQPELTAERVDGWLKLIAPEFGLSI, from the coding sequence ATGGCACGCATCGGACTTTTCTTCGGCACCAACAGCGGCAGCACGCGCAAGATCGCGAAGCAGATCAAGAAGCGCTTCGACGACGACACGATGGCCGAGCCGGTCAACATCAACAAGGCAACGGTGGACGACCTGCTCGCCTACGACTATCTGATCCTCGGCACACCGACGCTGGGCGACGGCCTGCTGCCAGGCATCGAGGCGGAATGCGACGACGAGAGCTGGGCCGAAGCGCTGGTCAAGTTCAAGGGCACCAGCTTCGCCGGCAAGACGGTGGCGCTGTTCGGTCTGGGCGACCAGGACACCTACGGTCACGAGTTCGTCGATGGTCTGATCCTGCTGTACGACTTCTTCAAGGACGCCGGTGCAAAGATCGTCGGCGCCTGGCCCACCGACGGCTACGACTTCACCGAGTCGCAGTCGGTCATCGACGACAAGTTCGTCGGCCTGGCCATCGACCAGGACATCCAGCCCGAACTGACGGCCGAACGTGTCGACGGCTGGCTCAAGCTGATCGCTCCCGAGTTCGGTTTGAGCATCTGA
- a CDS encoding ATP-binding protein: MKVTIEAPQIESMADAFPDLASLRDQLQYCDKVEVPVSRLSIDALRFLGRLYADAGPTMLERATALTTLADALEGDGRRFEGNDLEQLVPALARHLAEGAIRGWLFTANQLTRPLPWVVSRLDYTPANNEETGKVFIELKANVKATLATSVIRIYGADITGKTVGEVLAAKGFLKETPALIAACDTVTARYIEWRARYGEQFSASGTGFHAEDPSATHRDTDWSRKDQVVLSASGGMARLVNDEAILPARTLLLEAPGDILGPYLRKAAKSNRYEAEDEVEASRDAMPDGLFSQLPVHPYVLMFHLDLHQHLWVHVDDMAPYAYQPALKQKLVLPPEQTDLIDILTAEMDVLMDDIVAGKSGGTTVLCAGPPGVGKTLTAEVYSEIIRRPLYRVHSGQLGLNVAQMEGALKQALTRAQRWGAVMLIDEADVYIKRREDDMTMNAVVGVFLRVLEYFNGLLFLTTNRVDDIDEAIVSRCIALIRYHAPDEAARRRIWQVMATQFGLALDESMVEALAVLFPDASGRDIKGLAKLAAKYCQHKACAPTLEVFQRCAIFRGMDAAYTSPATLN; the protein is encoded by the coding sequence ATGAAGGTGACCATAGAGGCGCCGCAGATCGAGTCGATGGCGGACGCCTTCCCCGATCTGGCCAGCCTGCGCGACCAGCTGCAGTACTGCGACAAGGTCGAGGTGCCGGTGTCGCGGCTGTCCATCGACGCGCTGCGCTTCCTCGGCCGGCTCTACGCCGACGCCGGCCCGACCATGCTGGAACGCGCGACCGCGCTGACCACGCTGGCCGATGCGCTGGAAGGCGATGGCCGCCGCTTCGAAGGCAACGATCTCGAACAGCTGGTGCCCGCCCTCGCCCGCCATCTGGCCGAAGGCGCCATCCGCGGCTGGCTGTTCACCGCCAATCAGCTCACCCGGCCGCTGCCCTGGGTGGTGAGCCGGCTCGACTACACGCCGGCCAACAACGAAGAGACCGGCAAGGTTTTCATCGAGCTGAAGGCCAATGTGAAGGCGACGCTGGCGACTTCCGTCATCCGCATCTACGGTGCCGACATCACCGGCAAGACGGTGGGCGAAGTGCTTGCGGCCAAGGGTTTCCTGAAGGAAACGCCGGCGCTGATCGCCGCCTGCGACACCGTGACCGCGCGCTACATCGAGTGGCGCGCGCGCTACGGCGAGCAGTTCTCGGCCAGCGGCACCGGCTTTCACGCCGAAGACCCGAGCGCCACCCACCGCGACACCGACTGGTCGCGCAAGGACCAGGTGGTGCTGTCGGCGAGCGGCGGCATGGCCCGCCTGGTCAATGACGAAGCCATCCTGCCCGCGCGCACGCTGCTGCTCGAAGCGCCGGGCGACATCCTCGGTCCCTATCTGCGCAAGGCGGCCAAGAGCAATCGCTACGAGGCGGAAGACGAGGTCGAGGCCTCGCGTGACGCCATGCCTGACGGCCTGTTCTCGCAGCTGCCGGTGCATCCCTATGTGCTCATGTTCCACCTCGATCTGCACCAGCATCTGTGGGTGCACGTGGACGACATGGCGCCCTATGCCTACCAGCCCGCACTGAAGCAGAAGCTCGTTCTGCCGCCGGAACAGACCGACCTGATCGACATCCTGACCGCCGAGATGGACGTGCTGATGGACGACATCGTCGCCGGCAAGTCGGGCGGCACCACCGTGCTGTGCGCAGGCCCTCCGGGTGTCGGCAAGACGCTGACTGCCGAGGTGTACTCGGAAATCATCCGCCGGCCGCTCTACCGCGTGCATTCCGGCCAGCTCGGGCTGAACGTGGCGCAGATGGAAGGCGCGCTCAAGCAGGCGCTGACGCGCGCCCAGCGCTGGGGTGCGGTGATGCTGATCGACGAGGCCGACGTCTACATCAAGCGGCGCGAGGACGACATGACGATGAACGCCGTGGTCGGCGTGTTCCTGCGCGTGCTCGAGTACTTCAACGGCCTGCTCTTCCTGACCACCAACCGCGTGGACGACATCGACGAAGCCATCGTGTCGCGCTGCATCGCGCTGATCCGCTACCACGCGCCTGACGAAGCCGCGCGGCGTCGCATCTGGCAGGTGATGGCAACGCAGTTCGGGCTCGCGCTGGACGAAAGCATGGTCGAGGCACTGGCCGTGCTGTTTCCCGACGCCTCCGGCCGCGACATCAAGGGTCTGGCCAAGCTGGCGGCGAAGTACTGCCAGCACAAGGCCTGCGCGCCAACGCTGGAGGTATTCCAGCGCTGCGCCATCTTCCGCGGCATGGACGCCGCATACACCTCCCCCGCAACACTCAACTGA
- the nifE gene encoding nitrogenase iron-molybdenum cofactor biosynthesis protein NifE → MDARVSAKIQDVFEEPACEHNQNKSAKEKKKGCTKQLSPGAAAGGCAFDGAKVALQPIVDVAHLVHGPIACEGNSWDNRNSSSSTSQLYRTGFTTDINELDVIYGGEKRLFKSVKEIIEKYDPPAVFVYQTCVTALIGDDIEAVCKKASEKFGKPVIPVNSPGFVGPKNLGNKLGAEALLDYVIGTEEPDFVTPYDINIIGEYNLAGELWQVKPLLDALGVRILSCISGDGRYREVAYSHRAKAAMMVCSKSMINIARKMDERYDIPFFEGSFYGIGDMSETLREIARLLVEKGAPEELKARTEALIAVEEKRAFERIAAYRPRLEGKKVLLITGGVKSWSVVAALQEAGLEIVGTSVKKSTKEDKEKIKELMGQDAHMIDDMTPREMYAMLKDAKADIMLSGGRSQFIALKAKMPWLDINQERHHAYAGYEGMVDLVREIDKALYNPIWEQVRRPAPWDVVAA, encoded by the coding sequence ATGGATGCACGCGTATCGGCAAAGATCCAGGACGTGTTCGAAGAACCCGCCTGCGAGCACAACCAGAACAAGTCGGCCAAGGAAAAGAAGAAGGGCTGTACCAAGCAGCTCTCTCCGGGCGCTGCCGCCGGCGGCTGTGCCTTCGACGGCGCCAAGGTCGCGCTGCAGCCCATCGTCGATGTCGCTCACCTGGTGCACGGCCCGATCGCCTGTGAGGGCAACTCCTGGGACAACCGCAACTCGTCGTCCAGCACTTCGCAGCTCTACCGCACCGGCTTCACCACCGACATCAACGAACTGGATGTCATCTACGGCGGCGAGAAGCGGCTGTTCAAGTCGGTCAAGGAAATCATCGAGAAGTATGACCCGCCGGCCGTGTTCGTCTACCAGACCTGTGTCACCGCGCTGATCGGCGACGACATCGAGGCGGTGTGCAAGAAGGCCTCGGAGAAGTTCGGCAAGCCGGTCATCCCGGTCAATTCACCGGGCTTCGTCGGGCCGAAGAACCTCGGCAACAAGCTGGGCGCCGAGGCGCTGCTCGATTACGTGATCGGCACCGAAGAGCCGGACTTCGTCACCCCCTACGACATCAACATCATCGGTGAGTACAACCTGGCCGGCGAACTGTGGCAGGTGAAGCCGCTGCTCGACGCGCTCGGCGTGCGCATCCTGTCCTGTATCTCCGGCGACGGCCGTTACCGGGAAGTCGCCTACAGCCACCGCGCCAAGGCGGCGATGATGGTGTGTTCGAAGTCGATGATCAACATCGCGCGCAAGATGGACGAGCGCTATGACATCCCCTTCTTCGAAGGTTCGTTCTACGGCATCGGCGACATGTCGGAAACGCTGCGCGAAATCGCCCGCCTGCTGGTCGAGAAGGGCGCACCGGAAGAGCTGAAGGCACGCACCGAAGCGCTGATCGCGGTCGAGGAAAAGCGCGCCTTCGAGCGTATCGCTGCCTACCGCCCGCGGCTCGAAGGCAAGAAGGTGCTGCTGATCACCGGCGGTGTGAAGAGCTGGTCGGTGGTGGCCGCGCTGCAGGAAGCCGGGCTTGAGATCGTCGGCACCAGCGTCAAGAAGTCGACCAAGGAAGACAAGGAAAAGATCAAGGAGCTGATGGGCCAGGACGCGCACATGATCGACGACATGACGCCGCGCGAAATGTACGCGATGCTGAAGGACGCCAAGGCGGACATCATGCTTTCAGGTGGTCGCAGCCAGTTCATTGCGTTGAAGGCCAAGATGCCCTGGCTGGACATCAACCAGGAACGCCACCACGCCTACGCCGGCTACGAAGGCATGGTCGATCTGGTGCGCGAGATCGACAAGGCGCTGTACAACCCGATCTGGGAACAGGTGCGCCGGCCGGCGCCCTGGGACGTGGTCGCCGCCTGA
- the nifN gene encoding nitrogenase iron-molybdenum cofactor biosynthesis protein NifN yields MATVIESKKACTVNPLKMSQPLGACYAFMGLDNCMPMMHGSQGCTSFGLVLLVRHFKEAIPMQTTAMNEVSTILGGLDNIEQAVLNIKKRANPSIIAIASTGLTETKGDDVDGYLNLIRRKHGEALTGTEIVYVSTPDYVGAFEDGWGKAVLAVIDAYAQPCDRDAGLVNLLPGAHLTPADIEELRETIEAFDLRVQVLPDISGSLDGHIPDNFTPTTLGGTRVDTLRRVGAAAATVAVGARMDAAAAAIEERCGVPFRVFDRLTGLAAVDDFLQYLSELSGRPVPPKFRRARTQLLDVMLDAHFWVGGRKMAIGAEPDLLYALSTTAAEMGAEVVAAVSTTPSRVLEAVPCAEVLLGDLEDLETRAKAAGAELLITHAHGRQSAARLGIPLLREGLPMFDRLGAAHVLRVGYRGTRELILGWANTFLADEHVNTPEDWPLPQESILAASEGSQASGCGSGGCGCASSAEIPETVAAGT; encoded by the coding sequence ATGGCCACCGTCATCGAATCGAAGAAGGCCTGCACGGTCAATCCGCTCAAGATGAGCCAGCCGCTGGGCGCGTGCTACGCCTTCATGGGGCTGGACAACTGCATGCCCATGATGCACGGCTCGCAGGGCTGCACCTCGTTCGGCCTGGTACTGCTGGTTCGCCACTTCAAGGAGGCGATCCCGATGCAGACCACGGCGATGAACGAGGTGAGCACCATCCTCGGCGGGCTCGACAACATCGAACAGGCGGTGCTGAACATCAAGAAGCGCGCCAATCCGTCCATCATCGCCATCGCTTCGACCGGACTCACCGAAACCAAGGGCGACGACGTCGATGGTTACCTGAACCTGATCCGCCGCAAGCACGGCGAGGCGCTGACCGGTACCGAAATCGTCTACGTATCGACGCCCGATTACGTCGGCGCCTTCGAAGACGGCTGGGGCAAGGCGGTGCTGGCCGTGATCGACGCCTACGCCCAGCCCTGTGACCGCGACGCCGGCCTGGTGAACCTGCTGCCGGGCGCGCACCTGACACCGGCCGACATCGAGGAACTGCGCGAAACCATCGAGGCTTTCGACCTGCGCGTGCAGGTGCTGCCCGACATTTCCGGCTCGCTCGACGGTCACATTCCGGACAACTTCACGCCGACCACGCTGGGCGGCACCCGGGTCGATACGCTGCGTCGGGTCGGCGCAGCGGCCGCCACGGTCGCCGTCGGGGCCCGCATGGACGCGGCGGCAGCCGCGATCGAGGAGCGTTGCGGCGTGCCCTTCCGCGTATTCGACCGGCTGACCGGACTGGCCGCGGTGGACGACTTCCTGCAGTACCTGTCCGAACTGTCCGGTCGTCCGGTGCCGCCGAAATTCCGCCGTGCGCGTACCCAGTTGCTAGACGTGATGCTGGACGCCCACTTCTGGGTCGGTGGTCGGAAGATGGCCATCGGCGCCGAACCGGACCTGCTCTACGCGCTGTCGACCACCGCCGCCGAAATGGGCGCCGAAGTGGTGGCCGCCGTCAGCACCACGCCGTCGCGTGTGCTCGAAGCGGTGCCCTGTGCCGAAGTGCTGCTCGGCGATCTGGAAGATCTGGAAACGCGCGCGAAGGCGGCCGGTGCGGAGCTGTTGATCACGCACGCGCACGGCCGGCAGTCGGCGGCACGGCTGGGCATTCCGCTGCTGCGCGAAGGCCTGCCGATGTTCGACCGGCTGGGCGCGGCGCACGTCTTGCGCGTCGGTTACCGCGGCACGCGCGAACTGATCCTCGGCTGGGCCAACACCTTCCTCGCCGACGAGCACGTGAACACGCCCGAGGACTGGCCGCTGCCGCAGGAAAGCATCCTCGCGGCGAGCGAGGGCAGTCAGGCATCCGGTTGCGGCAGCGGCGGCTGTGGCTGCGCATCGTCCGCCGAAATTCCTGAAACCGTTGCGGCCGGCACCTGA
- the nifH gene encoding nitrogenase iron protein: MASLRQIAFYGKGGIGKSTTSQNTLAALAEMGQKILIVGCDPKADSTRLILHAKAQDTILSLAAEAGSVEDLELEDVMKIGYRDIRCVESGGPEPGVGCAGRGVITSINFLEENGAYDGVDYVSYDVLGDVVCGGFAMPIRENKAQEIYIVMSGEMMAMYAANNISKGILKYANSGGVRLGGLVCNERQTDKELELAESLAKMLGSRLIHFVPRDNIVQHAELRRMTVLEYAPDSKQANEYRDLAQKVHANAGNGTIPTPITMDQLEDLLMEHGIMKQVDESEVGKAAAAA, from the coding sequence ATGGCATCTCTCAGACAAATCGCCTTCTACGGCAAGGGCGGCATCGGCAAGTCGACCACCTCCCAGAACACCCTGGCCGCTCTGGCCGAAATGGGTCAGAAGATCCTCATCGTCGGCTGCGACCCGAAGGCCGACTCGACCCGCCTGATCCTGCACGCAAAGGCACAGGACACCATCCTGTCGCTGGCCGCCGAAGCCGGTTCGGTCGAGGACCTGGAACTCGAGGACGTCATGAAGATCGGCTACCGCGACATCCGCTGTGTCGAGTCCGGTGGCCCGGAACCCGGCGTCGGCTGCGCCGGTCGCGGTGTCATCACCTCGATCAACTTCCTCGAAGAGAACGGCGCCTATGACGGCGTCGACTACGTGTCCTACGACGTGCTGGGCGACGTGGTGTGCGGTGGCTTCGCGATGCCGATCCGCGAAAACAAGGCGCAGGAAATCTACATCGTCATGTCCGGCGAAATGATGGCCATGTACGCCGCCAACAACATCTCCAAGGGCATTCTGAAGTACGCCAATTCGGGTGGCGTGCGCCTGGGCGGCCTGGTGTGCAACGAGCGCCAGACCGACAAGGAACTGGAACTGGCCGAGTCGCTGGCCAAGATGCTGGGTTCGCGTCTGATCCATTTCGTGCCGCGCGACAACATCGTCCAGCACGCCGAGCTGCGTCGCATGACGGTGCTCGAGTACGCGCCGGATTCCAAGCAGGCTAACGAGTACCGCGACCTGGCGCAGAAGGTTCACGCCAACGCGGGCAACGGCACGATTCCGACGCCGATCACGATGGACCAGCTCGAAGATCTGCTGATGGAGCACGGGATCATGAAGCAGGTCGACGAATCGGAAGTCGGCAAGGCAGCCGCTGCCGCCTGA